In Borrelia turicatae 91E135, the following are encoded in one genomic region:
- a CDS encoding PTS transporter subunit EIIC, whose product MITTSNKFAILQKIGKAFMLPIALLPAAGLLLGIGGAFTNETMIQAYSLENTLGQGTLLNIILSVMRDTGGVVFENLPLIFSLGIAIGLANVEKGSAGLAGGIGFLIMHKAINSTLTIQGITTETVNSAYLMTTGLNEAQAVAKSFEYTNVLGMHTLQIGVLGGMISGFIAAYLHNKYYDIKLPQFLAFFGGTRFVPIVTTGTMLIIGIMLVFIWPPIQSVIAMTGKIVEQSGYFGSFLFGIIERTLVPTGLHHIFYMPFWQTPLGGTMEINGELVSGAQKIFFAQLADPNFSGHFEVTKGTRFWVGKWPGHAFGLPGAALAMWWVAKPERKKEMAAFLGSVAFTSFLTGITEPIEFTFLFAAPILFFGFNVFMYGMGFVLMHLLNVGVGVTFADGFIDYLLYGILQGNERTSWINILYVGIPYFFIYFFVFKWTIVRFDFKTPGREDDGVTATRASSKEILDNLREVTTKTIKGLGGIANIKYNSACITKLRIEVYDINLVKDNAYFKSIGAKGIIRQDKGLQIIFGVVSDNVNTEIEKIMKELQTSQQ is encoded by the coding sequence ATGATTACCACTTCAAACAAATTTGCTATTTTGCAAAAAATCGGTAAAGCCTTCATGTTACCAATAGCCCTTCTACCAGCAGCCGGACTTTTGCTAGGAATTGGTGGTGCATTTACCAATGAAACAATGATTCAAGCTTATAGCCTTGAAAATACTTTGGGACAAGGAACCCTTTTAAACATCATTCTATCAGTCATGAGAGACACTGGTGGTGTGGTATTTGAAAATTTACCGCTAATATTCTCATTAGGCATTGCCATTGGTCTTGCAAATGTAGAAAAAGGTTCCGCGGGACTTGCTGGAGGAATTGGATTTTTAATTATGCACAAAGCTATAAACAGTACCCTTACAATACAAGGAATAACTACCGAAACAGTTAATTCTGCTTATTTAATGACAACAGGACTCAATGAAGCACAAGCTGTTGCAAAATCATTTGAATATACAAATGTACTTGGCATGCACACTCTTCAGATAGGAGTACTTGGGGGCATGATCTCAGGGTTCATTGCTGCATATCTTCACAACAAGTACTACGACATTAAACTACCTCAATTTTTAGCATTCTTTGGGGGAACAAGATTTGTCCCAATAGTTACAACCGGAACAATGTTAATTATTGGTATAATGCTTGTATTTATTTGGCCTCCCATACAAAGCGTAATTGCCATGACAGGTAAAATTGTAGAACAATCTGGTTACTTTGGTTCATTTCTGTTTGGCATCATTGAAAGAACACTAGTTCCAACAGGCCTTCACCACATATTTTATATGCCATTCTGGCAAACACCTTTAGGAGGAACAATGGAAATTAATGGAGAATTAGTCTCAGGTGCACAAAAAATATTTTTCGCACAACTTGCAGATCCAAACTTCTCAGGACACTTTGAAGTTACAAAAGGAACAAGGTTTTGGGTTGGAAAATGGCCAGGACACGCATTTGGACTTCCTGGAGCAGCACTTGCAATGTGGTGGGTAGCAAAACCTGAACGCAAAAAAGAAATGGCAGCATTCTTAGGTTCTGTAGCATTCACATCATTCTTAACAGGAATAACAGAACCCATTGAATTTACATTCCTTTTTGCAGCCCCTATTCTATTCTTTGGATTTAACGTCTTTATGTACGGCATGGGGTTTGTATTGATGCATCTTTTAAACGTTGGAGTAGGAGTAACATTTGCAGACGGATTTATTGATTACCTCCTTTATGGAATACTTCAAGGAAATGAAAGAACAAGTTGGATAAACATACTCTACGTCGGAATACCTTATTTCTTTATATACTTCTTCGTCTTTAAATGGACTATAGTCAGATTTGACTTTAAAACTCCAGGCAGAGAAGACGACGGAGTAACTGCTACAAGGGCAAGTTCAAAAGAAATACTTGATAATTTAAGAGAAGTTACAACTAAAACCATCAAAGGCCTTGGGGGAATTGCTAATATTAAATATAACAGTGCCTGCATTACAAAACTCAGAATTGAAGTATATGACATCAATCTTGTTAAAGATAATGCTTATTTTAAATCAATTGGTGCTAAAGGAATTATAAGACAAGATAAAGGATTACAAATTATATTTGGTGTTGTATCAGATAATGTCAACACAGAAATAGAAAAAATTATGAAAGAACTACAAACATCTCAACAATGA
- a CDS encoding PTS transporter subunit EIIC, with protein MSISPGSIFTTLQKVGKAFMLPIALLPIAGLLLGIGGALTNKTMIQTYGIEDILGEGTLTSSILSLMKYTGEIIFANLPLMFAVAIPIGLAKAEKGTAALAGVVGFLVMHQTINGILSLQGINASTVNVEALIAIGTPEAEAIAKSQEYTNVLGIFSLQMSVMGGMVAGFIAVMLHNRLHNIQLPTFLAFFGGSRFIPIITTLVMFMVGIILTCIWPVIQGMMISFGNIIEQSGYFGSFAYGAIKRSLIPFGLHHIFYMPFWQTSLGGTMEINGELVSGAQNIFFKQLSDPNTVHFEVTRGTRFFSGEFIVMIFGLPGAALAMYHTAKNENKKNTASLLLSASFTSMLTGITEPLEFAFLFAAPALYYLVYVPLFGLAHLLAHVFNIGVGLTFSGGFIDMFLFGILQGNSKTTWIMIPIIGIFYFIGFYYIFKLAIIKFNLKTPGREEVEEVTKTSPQKTAISEIARKVLEGLGGRDNITYLDACASRLRINVNKIELVKSVTYFKSIGASGMLQKGNGIQIIFGGLSDNIRMEMDKTYINS; from the coding sequence ATGTCAATATCACCAGGATCTATATTTACAACATTACAGAAGGTAGGAAAAGCTTTTATGTTACCAATAGCTCTTTTACCAATAGCTGGTCTTTTACTAGGAATTGGTGGAGCACTTACCAACAAAACAATGATTCAAACTTATGGAATTGAGGACATACTTGGAGAGGGAACTTTAACAAGTTCAATACTATCTTTAATGAAATATACAGGTGAAATAATTTTCGCAAACTTACCTTTAATGTTTGCAGTGGCAATTCCAATTGGATTGGCAAAAGCTGAAAAAGGAACAGCGGCTCTTGCTGGAGTTGTAGGATTTTTAGTTATGCATCAAACTATAAATGGAATTTTATCTCTTCAAGGCATTAATGCTTCAACTGTAAATGTAGAAGCATTAATAGCAATTGGAACACCTGAAGCAGAGGCAATCGCAAAAAGCCAAGAATACACAAATGTACTTGGAATCTTTTCTCTTCAAATGAGCGTAATGGGAGGCATGGTAGCGGGATTTATTGCAGTAATGCTTCATAACAGACTGCATAATATCCAGCTACCAACATTTCTAGCATTTTTTGGAGGATCAAGATTCATTCCCATCATCACCACTCTTGTAATGTTCATGGTAGGAATAATTTTAACATGCATTTGGCCAGTCATTCAAGGAATGATGATCTCATTTGGAAATATTATAGAACAATCTGGTTATTTTGGTTCATTCGCATATGGAGCAATAAAAAGGTCTTTAATACCTTTTGGTCTTCATCACATATTTTATATGCCATTCTGGCAAACATCTTTGGGTGGAACAATGGAAATTAATGGAGAACTAGTCTCAGGTGCACAAAATATCTTCTTCAAACAACTCTCAGATCCTAATACTGTACATTTTGAAGTTACAAGAGGAACACGATTTTTTAGTGGTGAATTTATAGTAATGATTTTTGGATTACCTGGCGCTGCTCTTGCAATGTATCATACCGCAAAAAATGAGAATAAAAAAAACACAGCTTCTCTATTATTATCAGCTAGTTTCACATCAATGCTAACAGGAATAACAGAACCTCTTGAATTTGCATTCCTTTTTGCAGCGCCTGCCCTCTACTATCTTGTATATGTTCCTTTATTTGGATTGGCTCATCTATTAGCACATGTTTTCAATATTGGAGTTGGATTAACATTCTCTGGAGGATTTATCGATATGTTCCTATTTGGAATACTGCAAGGCAATAGCAAAACAACTTGGATAATGATTCCTATTATTGGAATATTTTACTTCATTGGATTTTATTACATTTTCAAACTTGCAATCATAAAATTCAATCTAAAAACACCAGGCCGTGAAGAAGTAGAAGAAGTTACAAAAACAAGTCCACAAAAAACAGCAATATCAGAAATTGCCAGAAAAGTACTAGAAGGACTTGGGGGTAGAGACAACATCACATATCTTGACGCATGTGCATCAAGACTAAGAATAAATGTCAATAAAATAGAACTAGTTAAATCTGTCACTTATTTTAAATCCATTGGAGCAAGCGGAATGCTTCAAAAAGGAAATGGTATCCAAATTATATTTGGAGGATTATCTGACAATATAAGAATGGAAATGGATAAAACTTACATCAATTCTTAA
- a CDS encoding acylphosphatase: protein MHKYQYLISGKVQGVGFRFFTEQIATKIAIKGFVKNLDDGKVEIVAFFDNKEQIELFENTLKKGNGYSKIENIEKKILDERYPFDFKNFCSYY, encoded by the coding sequence ATGCACAAATACCAATACCTCATTTCTGGAAAAGTACAAGGTGTAGGATTTAGGTTTTTTACAGAACAAATCGCAACTAAAATAGCAATCAAAGGATTTGTTAAGAACCTAGATGATGGAAAAGTTGAAATAGTAGCTTTTTTCGACAATAAAGAACAAATTGAATTATTTGAAAACACCTTAAAAAAAGGCAATGGTTACTCAAAAATTGAAAACATAGAAAAAAAAATCTTAGACGAAAGATATCCCTTCGATTTCAAGAACTTTTGTTCCTACTACTAA
- a CDS encoding protelomerase family protein has protein sequence MSLKVNIKKELEFFRKNLEAIYVKYLKYEISYSKLNESLSTLAEKHRGILLRKDKFTNLSIILNLSKTRKIIKEYINLSVIEEIRQKNKLLFFWIPKKVKALSNIDIKDLCKIEELMVSNNILGKKVYFEFFLSLFKSPEWLNNYSHHYKISKINSYRKEQIPVKINLKTYIEIINILLTQKRDIRLKFYGVLMATGRRPVEIMKISKFYVEDSEHIFMKHIAKKKEHNLIHEIVFPTFADSKLIIDSIEEIRYMERTEKLSKEIISSNLAYSYNRLFRKIFENIFEPEESVYFCRRLYSRFSYLAFAPKNMELNLWITTVLGHEHDDIITAFHYNRYILETLDDNADIDLLKLIKRRICTYVRRKTTYSVVTMQRLNVLIEECGVMDENYVKTLHVIKELMIEDGLEKLEMLRGLNVKIRKSFKQKYGYNYNYAKLGEYLALIFEYDV, from the coding sequence ATGTCTTTGAAAGTTAATATAAAAAAAGAGCTTGAGTTTTTTAGAAAAAACTTGGAAGCAATATATGTTAAGTATTTGAAATATGAGATTTCATATTCTAAATTAAATGAAAGTCTGAGTACTCTTGCTGAGAAACATAGAGGTATTCTCTTAAGGAAGGATAAGTTTACTAATCTTTCAATCATATTGAATCTTTCTAAAACCCGTAAAATAATAAAGGAATATATCAATCTTTCAGTGATTGAGGAGATAAGACAAAAAAATAAGCTTTTATTTTTTTGGATTCCTAAAAAAGTAAAGGCACTATCTAATATCGATATAAAAGATTTATGTAAAATTGAGGAGTTGATGGTTTCTAATAATATTTTAGGTAAAAAGGTTTATTTTGAGTTTTTCCTAAGTTTGTTTAAAAGTCCTGAATGGTTAAATAATTATTCCCATCATTATAAGATTTCAAAAATTAATAGTTATAGAAAAGAGCAGATACCGGTTAAGATAAACTTAAAAACTTATATTGAGATAATAAATATTTTGTTGACTCAAAAAAGGGATATTCGATTAAAGTTTTATGGAGTATTAATGGCAACCGGACGGCGTCCTGTTGAAATAATGAAAATATCTAAATTTTATGTTGAAGATAGTGAACATATTTTCATGAAGCATATTGCAAAGAAGAAAGAGCATAATTTAATTCATGAAATTGTTTTTCCCACTTTTGCTGATTCTAAATTGATTATTGATTCAATAGAAGAGATAAGATATATGGAGAGGACAGAAAAACTTTCAAAAGAAATTATATCCTCAAATCTTGCTTATAGTTATAATAGGCTATTTCGTAAGATCTTTGAAAATATATTTGAACCTGAAGAGTCAGTTTATTTTTGTCGAAGGCTTTATAGTAGGTTTTCTTACCTTGCATTTGCTCCAAAAAATATGGAGCTCAATTTGTGGATAACCACGGTTTTAGGACATGAACATGATGATATAATAACCGCTTTTCATTACAATCGTTATATCTTGGAGACTTTAGATGATAATGCTGATATTGATTTGCTTAAATTGATTAAAAGACGGATATGCACGTATGTTAGGAGAAAGACTACATATTCTGTTGTTACTATGCAAAGATTAAATGTTTTGATAGAGGAGTGTGGTGTTATGGATGAAAATTACGTCAAGACTTTGCATGTAATTAAAGAGCTGATGATCGAAGATGGTTTAGAGAAATTGGAAATGCTAAGGGGCCTTAATGTTAAAATTCGTAAGTCTTTCAAGCAAAAATATGGTTATAATTATAATTATGCAAAACTTGGTGAGTATTTAGCCTTGATTTTTGAATATGATGTTTAG
- a CDS encoding plasmid maintenance protein, translating into MRQEKISKMPFNKVVDRRLKVFWVIQKLQHNYFTNKRRYSLRNVVMMVNSILEKKGFKTVTKRTIQSDIKNFEEIGLLKIDFNPLGKNNGSFTYYIINKTLEKIANKAISKAYFIQRKKNIDHARDNAIKKDKLKEQNQQFKISHQIFSHLLGYIKSKYNKYKNSGLQDTKTKEKKLEKIILQKFVRIKNEDLNEMKNIVKTQISYKNTLWNLKDFMEELREYNEDDAVSFFKTILRKKKDKIWFMSKRNINTDFNIMIGEFKDKNKTKAQKLHQDREKIRKPKMNYIDNPNEIVKASELIMEIMKTRLLVSN; encoded by the coding sequence ATGAGACAAGAAAAGATCAGTAAGATGCCATTTAACAAAGTAGTAGATCGAAGATTAAAGGTGTTTTGGGTAATTCAAAAGTTGCAACATAATTATTTCACAAATAAGAGAAGGTATTCTTTAAGAAATGTTGTAATGATGGTAAATTCAATTTTAGAAAAAAAAGGATTTAAAACAGTAACAAAAAGGACTATACAAAGCGATATTAAAAACTTTGAAGAAATTGGTCTGTTAAAAATCGACTTTAACCCACTTGGAAAAAACAATGGTAGTTTTACTTACTATATAATCAACAAAACTCTTGAAAAAATAGCTAATAAAGCAATAAGCAAAGCTTATTTCATTCAAAGGAAAAAAAACATAGATCACGCAAGAGATAATGCTATTAAAAAAGACAAATTGAAAGAACAAAATCAACAATTCAAAATTTCACATCAGATATTTTCACATCTTTTAGGTTATATAAAAAGTAAATACAATAAATATAAGAATTCTGGTTTGCAAGACACCAAAACCAAAGAGAAAAAATTAGAGAAAATCATACTACAGAAGTTTGTGAGGATAAAAAATGAAGACCTAAATGAAATGAAAAACATTGTAAAAACACAGATAAGCTATAAAAATACACTATGGAACTTAAAGGACTTCATGGAAGAATTAAGAGAATATAATGAAGATGATGCGGTAAGTTTTTTTAAAACCATACTCAGAAAAAAGAAAGATAAAATATGGTTCATGTCAAAAAGAAATATAAATACGGACTTTAACATAATGATAGGAGAATTTAAAGACAAAAATAAAACTAAAGCACAAAAATTACATCAAGATCGAGAAAAAATAAGGAAACCAAAGATGAACTATATAGATAATCCGAATGAAATAGTGAAGGCTAGCGAATTGATAATGGAAATTATGAAAACAAGGTTACTGGTTTCTAATTAG
- a CDS encoding DUF226 domain-containing protein: protein MKKVEKAIYELKARLMARKSELDQERKKFFKKIEEKNYKKMYHTKIFSMINNFEARPNKGKFWLCFRNVFDPNKYESLHLFHMRQGDKFIGIYYGFTKLPKPFIINYKENEVKKTSRIIKIYYIEFRFKKGSVFCYLRSLHTLLKSKNKERMFYNSLLDRTLRLEREVHQFYGKEYLEDRGILRWIKENQR, encoded by the coding sequence ATGAAAAAAGTGGAAAAGGCAATATATGAGTTAAAAGCGAGATTGATGGCAAGAAAGTCAGAACTGGATCAGGAACGTAAAAAATTTTTTAAAAAGATAGAAGAAAAAAACTATAAAAAAATGTACCATACAAAAATTTTCAGTATGATAAATAATTTCGAAGCAAGACCAAATAAAGGTAAATTTTGGTTATGTTTTAGGAATGTTTTCGATCCCAATAAATATGAAAGTCTTCATTTATTTCATATGAGACAAGGAGATAAATTTATAGGAATTTACTATGGATTTACAAAGTTACCAAAACCATTTATTATAAATTACAAGGAAAATGAAGTAAAAAAGACATCTAGAATAATAAAAATTTATTACATTGAATTTAGATTTAAAAAGGGAAGTGTTTTTTGTTATCTGAGAAGTTTACATACACTGTTGAAATCAAAAAATAAGGAAAGGATGTTTTACAATTCTTTGTTAGATAGAACTTTAAGATTGGAGAGGGAAGTCCACCAATTTTATGGAAAAGAATATCTTGAAGACAGAGGAATATTAAGATGGATAAAAGAAAACCAAAGATAA
- a CDS encoding ParA family protein, which produces MDKRKPKIITIASIKGGVGKSTTALFFSNILSSKKYKTLLIDLDPQASGTSFYINLIKSQNIDIKKVNIYRVLKKELDIENSVVKINENLDFIASHLTLSQFNEESISLKESLLKIFLSYIQHRYNFIIMDTAPTLGSLLNNSLIVTDYLIIPLPTDQWAIESVDLITNRLRDIFRSELPTFYLVTNLIERQTIDKELKEFIENEYKEKFLGSVPKRDNLRKTIFHRVDFNSNEDYYKAYKEILENFLSRIDN; this is translated from the coding sequence ATGGATAAAAGAAAACCAAAGATAATTACCATAGCCTCAATCAAGGGAGGTGTCGGTAAAAGTACAACAGCTTTGTTTTTTAGTAATATTCTTTCAAGTAAAAAATACAAAACACTATTAATTGATCTAGATCCACAAGCCAGTGGTACGAGTTTTTACATTAATCTTATAAAGAGTCAAAATATAGATATAAAGAAAGTTAATATATACAGAGTGTTAAAAAAAGAATTGGATATCGAAAATTCAGTTGTAAAGATCAATGAAAATCTTGATTTTATAGCAAGTCACTTGACTTTAAGTCAGTTTAATGAAGAGAGTATCTCCTTAAAGGAAAGTCTACTTAAAATATTCTTAAGTTATATACAACACAGGTATAATTTCATAATTATGGATACAGCTCCGACGTTAGGAAGTTTACTAAATAATAGTTTAATAGTCACTGATTATCTTATCATCCCTTTACCAACCGATCAGTGGGCGATTGAGAGTGTAGATTTAATAACTAACAGATTGAGGGATATATTTAGAAGTGAATTACCAACATTTTATTTAGTAACGAACCTGATTGAAAGGCAAACCATAGATAAAGAATTAAAAGAATTTATTGAGAATGAGTATAAGGAAAAATTTTTAGGTAGTGTTCCAAAGCGAGATAATTTGAGAAAAACTATTTTTCACAGAGTTGATTTTAATTCAAATGAAGACTACTACAAAGCTTATAAAGAAATATTAGAAAACTTTTTAAGTAGGATTGATAATTAG
- a CDS encoding chromosome replication/partitioning protein has translation MNKNRKIEIVKRIDLETCNFKTLNKTREERYLELKEKLKILIKEESYNKIETARVLKEINESKYYALDGYKSFTAFIKSYKIAKTSIYRYIKLVIGIDSGKIDYDLILSKGVDYAIKVLENNNVISENNVNSLKLLRLQLDDEESFYFYKSNTKFASFLLKEIYKNEKDFFNKMHDKYDSLKVQ, from the coding sequence ATGAATAAGAATAGAAAAATAGAGATAGTTAAAAGAATTGATTTAGAAACATGTAATTTCAAGACTTTAAACAAGACAAGAGAAGAGAGATATTTAGAATTAAAAGAAAAGCTTAAGATTTTAATAAAAGAGGAATCCTATAATAAAATAGAAACAGCTAGGGTCTTGAAAGAAATTAATGAAAGTAAGTACTATGCTCTTGATGGATATAAAAGTTTTACAGCTTTTATCAAGAGCTATAAAATAGCAAAAACTTCCATATATAGATATATTAAGCTAGTTATAGGCATTGATAGTGGTAAAATTGATTATGATTTAATTTTAAGTAAAGGTGTAGATTATGCAATTAAAGTCTTAGAAAATAATAATGTCATTAGTGAAAATAATGTCAACTCTTTAAAACTTTTAAGGTTGCAACTAGATGATGAAGAGAGTTTCTATTTTTATAAGTCCAACACAAAATTTGCTAGTTTTTTGCTTAAGGAAATATATAAAAATGAGAAAGATTTTTTTAATAAGATGCATGATAAATATGATAGTCTGAAAGTACAGTAA
- a CDS encoding oligopeptide permease-like protein: MLYSFKDLKLTKILLIFLLTACSSLQVEHDKINKTIRIYQYLSKNLELKGVVDYQNNTTQIFLYTKLRNHSIIKQTPLTLPDGTKIEGKTSYEYDNKSSFGKWVNTSSFSLNKTILEKVLNEDEYVYNKEDIKIQVGLETLQVNKAKIRDFLLKLNATEKQYTQKRHPNKENTQK, encoded by the coding sequence GTGTTATATTCTTTCAAAGACCTAAAGTTAACAAAAATTTTACTAATTTTTTTACTTACAGCGTGTTCTTCCTTGCAAGTCGAACATGATAAAATCAACAAAACAATAAGAATATATCAATATTTAAGCAAAAACTTAGAATTAAAAGGTGTAGTTGACTATCAAAACAACACAACACAAATATTTTTGTATACTAAATTAAGAAACCATAGCATAATCAAACAAACTCCATTAACACTACCAGATGGCACTAAAATAGAAGGTAAAACAAGCTATGAATACGATAATAAATCTTCATTTGGAAAATGGGTCAACACCTCCTCTTTCAGCTTAAACAAAACTATACTAGAGAAAGTTCTCAATGAAGATGAATATGTATATAACAAAGAAGATATTAAAATCCAAGTCGGTTTAGAAACATTGCAAGTCAATAAAGCCAAAATTAGAGATTTTCTTTTAAAATTAAACGCAACTGAAAAGCAATATACCCAAAAACGACATCCTAACAAAGAAAATACTCAAAAATAA
- a CDS encoding Vsp/OspC family lipoprotein, with the protein MKRITLSALLMTLFLLLSCNNSATTPKEGQAAKPDGTILDLATITKNITDAVAFAKSVKDVHTLVKSIDELAKAIGKKIGANGLETDADKNAKLISGAYSVISAVDTKLASLEKKVGISDDLKGKITTVKNASTSFLTKAKSKTADLGKDDVKDADAKTAIDIADTGAKDKGAEELIKLNTAIDALLTSAEAAVTAAINALSTPAKSASTVQSN; encoded by the coding sequence ATGAAAAGAATTACTTTAAGTGCGTTATTAATGACTTTATTTTTACTCTTATCTTGTAATAATTCAGCTACTACTCCTAAAGAAGGGCAAGCTGCTAAGCCTGATGGCACAATCCTTGACCTAGCTACAATAACTAAAAACATTACCGATGCTGTTGCTTTTGCTAAGAGTGTTAAAGACGTTCATACTTTAGTTAAATCCATTGATGAGCTTGCTAAAGCTATCGGGAAAAAAATTGGTGCCAATGGTCTTGAAACTGATGCTGATAAGAATGCAAAATTAATTTCAGGAGCATATAGTGTAATATCAGCTGTAGATACTAAATTAGCATCATTAGAAAAAAAAGTTGGAATTTCTGATGACTTAAAGGGAAAAATTACTACTGTTAAGAATGCAAGTACATCCTTTTTAACCAAGGCTAAATCAAAGACAGCTGATCTTGGTAAAGATGATGTTAAGGATGCTGATGCGAAGACAGCTATAGATATAGCAGATACTGGAGCCAAGGATAAAGGCGCGGAAGAGCTTATTAAACTCAATACAGCAATTGATGCTTTGTTAACTTCTGCTGAAGCTGCAGTAACAGCTGCAATAAATGCGCTTTCAACTCCTGCTAAGTCAGCATCTACTGTTCAATCTAACTAA